Part of the Candidatus Saccharibacteria bacterium genome, AAAATTATGCCAGCGCAAAAGGGAAGCTATTTAGTAATTATCCAAAACTGTCAGTTATCAATAAAGACGATGAGTGGTTTAAGTTTTTTGATCAATACGACGCTGAGCAAAAGATTAGCTTTGGCACCGATAAAGCAGCCGACTGCAGAATTACAAAAGCCAAATTAAGCCAGAAGGGCAGCAAACTCACCTTTAAATTAGAAGACCGTGAAGCAGACATAAAACTGAACATTCCGGGTAAATATAATGCCTATAACGCTCTTGCAGCAGCAAGTGCAGCCTATGGAATGGGAGTTGGCGTCGATACTATTCGGGCTGGTTTAGAAAAAATTGACGCCATACCTGGCCGGACGCAAATCATCGACGAAGGACAAGACTTTGTGGTGATAATCGACCATGCTCACACCGAAGACGCCTTAGAAAACCTACTTACAACAGTGCGGTCAACACTAAAAGGACGTTTGATTTGTATAATCGGCGCCGACGGCGATCGCGATCCAACTAAACGTCAGCCATTGGGTAAAATTGCCGCCGAAAACAGCGAACTCGTCATTGTTACAGATCAAGAACCCTACACCGAAGATCCCGAAAAAGTTCGAAAGGCAGTCTTAAAAGGCGCAAAAACTGTTGAACTTGGTGTTGTAGTAAAAGAGATAGCCGATCGCAAGGAAGCTATAAAAGAGGCGTTGCGGTTTGCTAAAAAAGACGATGTTGTAGTTATTCCAGGGCTTGGAAATCAATTAACACGTGGTGTAGCCGACGGCAAAATGGACTGGGACGAGAGAGAGGTTACAACTGAGCTTTTGAAAGAGCTATTAGAGGAATAATTTAATAGAATTATTAAGCAAACTGTCGTTTGCGATTAATGTTCCATTTGTGCAGACAAACGGAACCCAAAACTGCTGGGCGGAGTCACTTTTCTTTATTATTTGTTGCTAATTTAAATTGTTCTCATTCAGAGTGCATTCAATCAATAAGCCCCCAGCTTATTGAAGAAGCACACTTCACTCGGTGAGGTTCACACAATTTGAATCACAACATCTAATCAGGAAAACTGTCTTTTGTGCCCAGACCCAGCGAGCGAAACTCGCACTGCAGCTAATCCACTCCGAAACCTTCCTGATGAAGAACGTATCAATAACAATTGTTCGAAGGGCGAGGACCACAAATGTGAGATTACGAACATTTTCTCGCAGCCAATTGTTATTTATACAAGAGAATCATAACGAAGAGTGAGTGTGGTGATCTTTTGGCTCCACCGTTTTGATCACTCAAAATGGTAGAAATGGATGCAAGCGCCAGCTTGCTTAAACTATTTTTAAAAACTATCTTAACGTCAGGGTTAAACACTTTATCCCACCACCGGATTTTTTGAATTCATTGATTTTTATAGCATGGGTATTAAAACCAGCGTTGCTAATGTCTTGAATAAGCTGTGGTGCGTCGGCGCTGATAACTACGTTGTTGCCGTCGCTAAACGTATTTAGGCCAAAGCCGATGGCGTCGGGCTCGCTGGCAATAATTACCGTACCTGCGAGTGCTTTAAGTTTTTCTTGTGCTTCTGGTGAAAAGGCGCCAGGGAAGTAGGCTAATGTGTCGTCGTTTAGCACAGTTAAACAAGTGTCGATGTGAT contains:
- a CDS encoding UDP-N-acetylmuramoyl-L-alanyl-D-glutamate--2,6-diaminopimelate ligase; translation: MGVFKTYSSIKSAVKKFIPDSVFKALVNPFHWLETVVAMAINGFPQRGIRFVGITGTNGKTTTAIMITKILEEDGYSVGLNSTAVIGFKGMYHDNTFALTTANPFQIHKLLKQMRREGVDTVVMEVASHALVQHRVWGLKFETVVFTNLSRDHLDYHKTMENYASAKGKLFSNYPKLSVINKDDEWFKFFDQYDAEQKISFGTDKAADCRITKAKLSQKGSKLTFKLEDREADIKLNIPGKYNAYNALAAASAAYGMGVGVDTIRAGLEKIDAIPGRTQIIDEGQDFVVIIDHAHTEDALENLLTTVRSTLKGRLICIIGADGDRDPTKRQPLGKIAAENSELVIVTDQEPYTEDPEKVRKAVLKGAKTVELGVVVKEIADRKEAIKEALRFAKKDDVVVIPGLGNQLTRGVADGKMDWDEREVTTELLKELLEE